Proteins found in one Oncorhynchus keta strain PuntledgeMale-10-30-2019 chromosome 2, Oket_V2, whole genome shotgun sequence genomic segment:
- the LOC118398644 gene encoding SMC5-SMC6 complex localization factor protein 2-like isoform X7 translates to MSRDRQQVLYKYPRLKTKYQLQTTCLQKAVLSGGSLDNRGTTQTSKLFTPVGTKSLSQKRGRNPDLEERTKGEEKANKKLRPEDYRPNSSPAPICTSHPPYGTASPSYLKKVFMKNSLNSGPILSLKERLTPKKTEGGMARGMEIVPTSPLPSPKPARQVFNNRGQPPCRNSVRENSNPQCRYSGMNHQSVNPQSVYSGSNLQSGHPANLPVKSASRGECSRGKEGRARAPESRGREPTGRTDRRTPKPVSRSHSSYSNCSSSLRHLGLAQNRNVTRPRGMSALSDDLNDLFTPDPITSSLSRAAMTFSSGPQRVDGSPSVHKILVSGVSATVCGASKRLQPTSVTSPRKIPQISPSERISGPNIFPCKVAAVDPSKLLLGPNIYSPSFLRLESCGTDLTKLKTASYRTITCTSSGKPSSPKDESVTMEDVASKLKTSPTFPAVRRFADESVKTEAGPRSLGIPSAGLESPMDEHANLKNESSALKTIPLSASAKSSSLCKDESFNMGTADFKASTSSSFLPSPTSRLDRKGKEGEKRKEGDQKSLSFLEEGEKRSKLDNPQKSLIFLEEDPLDVELGLGLDLGLELELSQASSSSSSSEDELPSLQQILDRTARPPDTPEKGTFTAPSTPVGPRHHSQLPVTSKAKPTSYRNNLDEMLKEKESIQRSKEMETKLRLSCEENLLRLAEEEEEDESAENMEAAISHQQREFLQRFSVVSSAIRDLHPGEAMFSLDNFGRLFSQHTLQLRHCNVSPRDTAQKTLLWSTPDQFRSHVSSELIQRAYRSSPCPPQVTLWLFQMVSVHSDKLTCHQVLKALKDIACSAAEHMMLNKNERFEVWVPSVGDVTLVLMNMGVPFVTLFPLENLQPPFTEGDLLEGFQISTESLSSKKELSTFPEHNFDSVIKYLSQCTSLCPRAYSDGELLLLLTVVSRVGLDTQLTLQPTEHLRSLLRNLISSIRDWDVMLPRICMSLIDLSDDHHNLRWLVQLLPDNIRGKQLRRHLSVSAISKLLNIRCTYRPSNTEFQLSDLRRYLPRMRPSSLLRGLATSFRRSQNAHREREEEEEDCASLDQQAYYLCYSLLALANEATNFEFFPPEQKNQLLLLCAELEKHIKCDIRESEKMLYRSKVKDFVARIYTKWQVLVQRTRPLQGKLYDYWQPLPEDAVSSSQESKHSHREREEEREDEETVMELEGKGEDEERIAENALSMEDERRETPEKYLAMEDEEGKVVKGEEEDKEERIAEKALAMEDERGEMSEKYFAMEKEILEGEEKLLKMDELEEERMELTLEESGEERKMEEKWTVVKAEERVTEKREASAVEEGRKGPTEGETEKRGNLEKDSEMEEKGEE, encoded by the exons ATGtcaagagacagacagcaagttTTATACAAATATCCGCGGTTGAAAACGAAAT ATCAATTGCAGACTACTTGTCTCCAAAAGGCAGTATTG AGTGGTGGTTCCCTGGACAACAGAGGAACCACTCAAACTAGCAAACTGTTCACTCCAG TAGGCACCAAATCCCTGTCACAGAAGAGGGGTAGAAACCCAGACTTGGAGGAGAGAACGAAAGGGGAGGAAAAGGCCAATAAGAAACTGCGTCCGGAGGACTATAGGCCAAACTCAAGCCCCGCCCCTATCTGTACCAGTCACCCACCCTATGGAACAGCCAG CCCATCCTACCTGAAGAAAGTCTTCATGAAAAACAGTCTGAACTCAGGTCCTATTCTGAGTTTGAAGGAGCGTCTCACCCCTAAGAagacggagggagggatggcGAGAGGGATGGAGATTGTTCCTACTTCTCCACTCCCTTCACCCAAGCCTGCGAGGCAGGTCTTTAACAACCGAGGACAACCACCATGCAGGAACAGTGTGAGGGAGAATAGCAATCCTCAGTGTAGATACAGTGGAATGAATCACCAATCTGTCAACCCTCAATCTGTTTATAGTGGTAGTAATCTCCAATCCGGTCACCCAGCGAACTTGCCTGTCAAAAGTGCTAGTAGAGGAGAATGCAGCAGAGGGAAAGAGGGCAGAGCAAGAGCGccagagagtagaggaagagaaccGACAGGTCGCACCGACAGAAGAACCCCCAAACCTGTCTCGAGGTCTCACAGCTCATACTCTAACTGCTCTAGTTCTCTGCGCCATCTCGGATTGGCACAGAACCGAAACGTCACTCGCCCCCGGGGAATGTCGGCCTTGTCGGATGACCTGAATGACCTTTTCACTCCTGACCCCATAACCTCTAGCCTGTCGAGAGCAGCAATGACCTTTTCCTCCGGTCCCCAGAGAGTAGACGGGTCGCCCTCTGTACACAAGATTCTTGTGTCTGGTGTGTCGGCTACAGTCTGTGGTGCTTCTAAAAGACTGCAGCCCACCTCTGTAACAAGCCCCAGAAAAATCCCCCAAATCTCCCCCTCGGAGCGAATCTCTGGCCCCAATATCTTTCCCTGTAAGGTAGCGGCAGTGGACCCCTCTAAACTACTCCTGGGCCCTAACATCTACTCTCCCTCTTTTTTAAGGCTGGAGTCGTGCGGGACTGACTTGACTAAATTAAAGACCGCCTCATACAGGACCATCACCTGCACTTCCTCAGGGAAGCCATCATCCCCTAAGGATGAGTCTGTTACGATGGAGGATGTCGCATCCAAACTGAAAACGAGTCCTACTTTTCCCGCTGTGAGACGGTTTGCGGATGAGTCTGTTAAGACAGAGGCAGGACCCAGATCTCTTGGTATTCCTTCAGCGGGCTTGGAGTCACCTATGGATGAGCATGCCAACCTCAAGAATGAGTCTTCCGCCCTGAAAACTATCCCCCTCTCAGCCTCCGCAAAGTCCTCATCCTTGTGTAAGGACGAGTCGTTTAACATGGGGACTGCAGACTTCAAAGCCAGCACCagctcttccttcctcccttctcccacCTCACGATTGGACCGAAAAGGAAAGGAGGGTgaaaagaggaaggaaggagaccaGAAGAGTTTATCATTCCTTGAGGAAGGAGAAAAAAGAAGCAAGCTGGACAATCCCCAGAAAAGTCTGATATTTCTGGAGGAGGACCCTCTGGATGTTGAGCTGGGCCTAGGCCTCGACCTGGGTCTAGAGTTGGAGCTATCTcaggccagcagcagcagcagcagcagtgaggACGAGCTGCCATCCCTGCAGCAGATCCTGGACCGTACCGCCCGCCCCCCAGACACCCCAGAGAAAGGAACCTTCACTGCACCCAGCACCCCTGTTGGGCCCCGACACCACAGCCAGCTG CCTGTGACGTCTAAAGCCAAACCCACGAGTTACAGGAACAACCTGGACGAGATGCTGAAGGAAAAGGAGAGCATTCAAAG GTCTAAGGAGATGGAGACCAAGCTGCGTCTCTCCTGTGAGGAGAACCTGCTGAGActggcggaggaggaggaggaggatgagagcgCAGAGAACATGGAGGCGGCCATCTCCCACCAGCAGAG GGAGTTCCTGCAGCGTTTCTCGGTGGTGTCCAGTGCCATCCGAGACCTGCACCCCGGCGAAGCGATGTTTAGCCTGGACAACTTTGGCCGTCTTTTCAGCCAACACACACTGCAGCTGAGACACTGCAACGTCTCCCCTCGAGACACCGCTCAGAAAACACTACTCTG GTCCACTCCAGACCAGTTCAGGTCCCATGTCAGTTCCGAGCTGATCCAGAGAGCCTACCgctcctccccctgccctccccaGGTGACCCTTTGGCTCTTCCAG aTGGTGTCAGTCCACTCAGACAAGCTGACCTGTCATCAGGTACTAAAGGCCCTTAAAGATATTGCCTGCTCCGCTGCTGAACACATGATGCTGAATAAGAATGAGCGCTTTGAGGTGTGGGTGCCCAGTGTTGGAGACGTGACCCTGGTCTTGATGAACATGGGGGTTCCCTTCGTCACCCTGTTCCCCCTGGAGAACCTACAACCCCCCTTCACTGAGGGAGACCTGCT aGAGGGCTTCCAGATCAGCACAGAGAGCCTGTCCAGTAAGAAGGAGCTCAGCACTTTCCCTGAACACAACTTTGATAGCGTCATCAAGTACCTGTCTCAATGTACGTCGTTGTGCCCGCGGGCCTACAGTGACGGAGAACTGTTGTTACTCCTGACGGTGGTGAGCAGAGTGGGCTTGGACACACAGCTCACCCTCCAGCCCACTGAGCACCTCCGCTCTCTACTGCGCAACCTGATCAGCAGCATCAGGGACTGGGACGTCATG CTGCCCAGGATCTGCATGTCGCTGATTGACCTGAGTGATGACCACCACAACCTGCGCTGGTTGGTCCAGCTACTGCCAGACAACATTCGCGGCAAGCAACTCAGGAGACACCTCAGTGTGTCGGCCATCTCCAAGCTGCTGAACATCAGATGCACTTACAGGCCCTCCAATACAGAGTTCCAGCTGTCAGACCTGCGTCGGTACCTCCCTCGCATGCGCCCATCCTCACTCCTTCGGGGCCTGGCCACCTCCTTCAGGAGGAGTCAAaacgcacacagagagagggaagaggaggaagaggactgtGCCTCTCTGGACCAGCAG GCTTACTACCTCTGCTACAGCCTCCTGGCCCTGGCTAACGAAGCCACCAACTTTGAGTTCTTCCCTCCGGAGCAGAAGAACCAGTTGTTGTTGCTATGTGCTGAGCTGGAGAAACATATCAAGTGTGACATCAGGGAGAGTGAGAAGATGCTGTACAGGAGCAAG gtGAAAGACTTTGTAGCCAGGATCTACACCAAGTGGCAGGTGCTGGTCCAGAGAACCAGGCCTCTCCAG GGTAAACTGTATGACTACTGGCAGCCTCTGCCTGAGGACGCAGTGAGCAGCAGCCAGGAGAGCAAACACtcccacagggagagagaagaggagagagaggatgaggagacagTCATGGAgttggaaggaaaaggagaagaCGAGGAGAGGATTGCAGAAAATGCTTTGTCCATGGAGGATGAAAGACGAGAGACACCGGAAAAATACTTGGCCatggaggatgaagaggggaAAGTGgtgaaaggagaagaggaggataaggAGGAGAGGATTGCAGAAAAGGCTTTGGCCATGGAggatgaaagaggagagatgtcaGAAAAATACTTTGCCATGGAGAAGGAGATTCTAGAAGGGGAGGAGAAGTTGCTGAAGATGGATGAGTTGGAAGAGGAGCGGATGGAACTTACTTTAGAGGAGTCAGGTGAGGAACGAAAGATGGAGGAAAAATGGACAGTAGTCAAGGCGGAGGAGAGGGTCACAGAAAAAAGGGAAGCATCAGCAGTGGAGGAGGGAAGAAAAGGACCGACTGAAGGAGAGACTGAGAAGAGGGGCAATTTAGAGAAAGAttcagagatggaggagaaaggtGAAGAATGA
- the LOC118398644 gene encoding uncharacterized protein LOC118398644 isoform X6, with amino-acid sequence MKPSQPRGCLSNPNTHPLPKRVPPLTSPGLDPVRAKPSPGPHPPQLPGVHHRASGGGGGDEAKDGKANLTNPITRKIQTSHSPVTPNPSRSITLDPRVGTGTGISDVGSSSALFTAGLPLQSTPQYTAGDDKKDTMKNGCPLSHTMCSPVNPQQSGGSLDNRGTTQTSKLFTPVGTKSLSQKRGRNPDLEERTKGEEKANKKLRPEDYRPNSSPAPICTSHPPYGTASPSYLKKVFMKNSLNSGPILSLKERLTPKKTEGGMARGMEIVPTSPLPSPKPARQVFNNRGQPPCRNSVRENSNPQCRYSGMNHQSVNPQSVYSGSNLQSGHPANLPVKSASRGECSRGKEGRARAPESRGREPTGRTDRRTPKPVSRSHSSYSNCSSSLRHLGLAQNRNVTRPRGMSALSDDLNDLFTPDPITSSLSRAAMTFSSGPQRVDGSPSVHKILVSGVSATVCGASKRLQPTSVTSPRKIPQISPSERISGPNIFPCKVAAVDPSKLLLGPNIYSPSFLRLESCGTDLTKLKTASYRTITCTSSGKPSSPKDESVTMEDVASKLKTSPTFPAVRRFADESVKTEAGPRSLGIPSAGLESPMDEHANLKNESSALKTIPLSASAKSSSLCKDESFNMGTADFKASTSSSFLPSPTSRLDRKGKEGEKRKEGDQKSLSFLEEGEKRSKLDNPQKSLIFLEEDPLDVELGLGLDLGLELELSQASSSSSSSEDELPSLQQILDRTARPPDTPEKGTFTAPSTPVGPRHHSQLPVTSKAKPTSYRNNLDEMLKEKESIQRSKEMETKLRLSCEENLLRLAEEEEEDESAENMEAAISHQQREFLQRFSVVSSAIRDLHPGEAMFSLDNFGRLFSQHTLQLRHCNVSPRDTAQKTLLWSTPDQFRSHVSSELIQRAYRSSPCPPQVTLWLFQMVSVHSDKLTCHQVLKALKDIACSAAEHMMLNKNERFEVWVPSVGDVTLVLMNMGVPFVTLFPLENLQPPFTEGDLLEGFQISTESLSSKKELSTFPEHNFDSVIKYLSQCTSLCPRAYSDGELLLLLTVVSRVGLDTQLTLQPTEHLRSLLRNLISSIRDWDVMLPRICMSLIDLSDDHHNLRWLVQLLPDNIRGKQLRRHLSVSAISKLLNIRCTYRPSNTEFQLSDLRRYLPRMRPSSLLRGLATSFRRSQNAHREREEEEEDCASLDQQAYYLCYSLLALANEATNFEFFPPEQKNQLLLLCAELEKHIKCDIRESEKMLYRSKVKDFVARIYTKWQVLVQRTRPLQGKLYDYWQPLPEDAVSSSQESKHSHREREEEREDEETVMELEGKGEDEERIAENALSMEDERRETPEKYLAMEDEEGKVVKGEEEDKEERIAEKALAMEDERGEMSEKYFAMEKEILEGEEKLLKMDELEEERMELTLEESGEERKMEEKWTVVKAEERVTEKREASAVEEGRKGPTEGETEKRGNLEKDSEMEEKGEE; translated from the exons ATGAAACCCTCTCAGCCCCGCGGATGCCTGTCCAACCCGAACACGCACCCCCTGCCAAAACGAGTGCCACCCTTGACAAGCCCAGGACTGGACCCAGTGAGGGCCAAGCCCTCTCCTGGACCTCACCCTCCCCAACTGCCAGGGGTGCATCACCGAGCTTctgggggtggaggtggggatGAAGCCAAGGATGGCAAGGCCAACTTAACAAACCCCATCACCAGGAAGATACAGACTTCCCACAGCCCTGTGACCCCTAACCCCTCTAGGAGTATAACCTTGGACCCTAGGGTTGGTACGGGAACAGGCATCAGTGATGTTGGGAGCTCTAGCGCTCTGTTTACTGCTGGCTTGCCCCTCCAGTCTACCCCCCAGTACACAGCAGGTGACGACAAGAAGGACACAATGAAGAACGGTTGTCCACTGTCACACACCATGTGTAGCCCTGTCAATCCACAGCAG AGTGGTGGTTCCCTGGACAACAGAGGAACCACTCAAACTAGCAAACTGTTCACTCCAG TAGGCACCAAATCCCTGTCACAGAAGAGGGGTAGAAACCCAGACTTGGAGGAGAGAACGAAAGGGGAGGAAAAGGCCAATAAGAAACTGCGTCCGGAGGACTATAGGCCAAACTCAAGCCCCGCCCCTATCTGTACCAGTCACCCACCCTATGGAACAGCCAG CCCATCCTACCTGAAGAAAGTCTTCATGAAAAACAGTCTGAACTCAGGTCCTATTCTGAGTTTGAAGGAGCGTCTCACCCCTAAGAagacggagggagggatggcGAGAGGGATGGAGATTGTTCCTACTTCTCCACTCCCTTCACCCAAGCCTGCGAGGCAGGTCTTTAACAACCGAGGACAACCACCATGCAGGAACAGTGTGAGGGAGAATAGCAATCCTCAGTGTAGATACAGTGGAATGAATCACCAATCTGTCAACCCTCAATCTGTTTATAGTGGTAGTAATCTCCAATCCGGTCACCCAGCGAACTTGCCTGTCAAAAGTGCTAGTAGAGGAGAATGCAGCAGAGGGAAAGAGGGCAGAGCAAGAGCGccagagagtagaggaagagaaccGACAGGTCGCACCGACAGAAGAACCCCCAAACCTGTCTCGAGGTCTCACAGCTCATACTCTAACTGCTCTAGTTCTCTGCGCCATCTCGGATTGGCACAGAACCGAAACGTCACTCGCCCCCGGGGAATGTCGGCCTTGTCGGATGACCTGAATGACCTTTTCACTCCTGACCCCATAACCTCTAGCCTGTCGAGAGCAGCAATGACCTTTTCCTCCGGTCCCCAGAGAGTAGACGGGTCGCCCTCTGTACACAAGATTCTTGTGTCTGGTGTGTCGGCTACAGTCTGTGGTGCTTCTAAAAGACTGCAGCCCACCTCTGTAACAAGCCCCAGAAAAATCCCCCAAATCTCCCCCTCGGAGCGAATCTCTGGCCCCAATATCTTTCCCTGTAAGGTAGCGGCAGTGGACCCCTCTAAACTACTCCTGGGCCCTAACATCTACTCTCCCTCTTTTTTAAGGCTGGAGTCGTGCGGGACTGACTTGACTAAATTAAAGACCGCCTCATACAGGACCATCACCTGCACTTCCTCAGGGAAGCCATCATCCCCTAAGGATGAGTCTGTTACGATGGAGGATGTCGCATCCAAACTGAAAACGAGTCCTACTTTTCCCGCTGTGAGACGGTTTGCGGATGAGTCTGTTAAGACAGAGGCAGGACCCAGATCTCTTGGTATTCCTTCAGCGGGCTTGGAGTCACCTATGGATGAGCATGCCAACCTCAAGAATGAGTCTTCCGCCCTGAAAACTATCCCCCTCTCAGCCTCCGCAAAGTCCTCATCCTTGTGTAAGGACGAGTCGTTTAACATGGGGACTGCAGACTTCAAAGCCAGCACCagctcttccttcctcccttctcccacCTCACGATTGGACCGAAAAGGAAAGGAGGGTgaaaagaggaaggaaggagaccaGAAGAGTTTATCATTCCTTGAGGAAGGAGAAAAAAGAAGCAAGCTGGACAATCCCCAGAAAAGTCTGATATTTCTGGAGGAGGACCCTCTGGATGTTGAGCTGGGCCTAGGCCTCGACCTGGGTCTAGAGTTGGAGCTATCTcaggccagcagcagcagcagcagcagtgaggACGAGCTGCCATCCCTGCAGCAGATCCTGGACCGTACCGCCCGCCCCCCAGACACCCCAGAGAAAGGAACCTTCACTGCACCCAGCACCCCTGTTGGGCCCCGACACCACAGCCAGCTG CCTGTGACGTCTAAAGCCAAACCCACGAGTTACAGGAACAACCTGGACGAGATGCTGAAGGAAAAGGAGAGCATTCAAAG GTCTAAGGAGATGGAGACCAAGCTGCGTCTCTCCTGTGAGGAGAACCTGCTGAGActggcggaggaggaggaggaggatgagagcgCAGAGAACATGGAGGCGGCCATCTCCCACCAGCAGAG GGAGTTCCTGCAGCGTTTCTCGGTGGTGTCCAGTGCCATCCGAGACCTGCACCCCGGCGAAGCGATGTTTAGCCTGGACAACTTTGGCCGTCTTTTCAGCCAACACACACTGCAGCTGAGACACTGCAACGTCTCCCCTCGAGACACCGCTCAGAAAACACTACTCTG GTCCACTCCAGACCAGTTCAGGTCCCATGTCAGTTCCGAGCTGATCCAGAGAGCCTACCgctcctccccctgccctccccaGGTGACCCTTTGGCTCTTCCAG aTGGTGTCAGTCCACTCAGACAAGCTGACCTGTCATCAGGTACTAAAGGCCCTTAAAGATATTGCCTGCTCCGCTGCTGAACACATGATGCTGAATAAGAATGAGCGCTTTGAGGTGTGGGTGCCCAGTGTTGGAGACGTGACCCTGGTCTTGATGAACATGGGGGTTCCCTTCGTCACCCTGTTCCCCCTGGAGAACCTACAACCCCCCTTCACTGAGGGAGACCTGCT aGAGGGCTTCCAGATCAGCACAGAGAGCCTGTCCAGTAAGAAGGAGCTCAGCACTTTCCCTGAACACAACTTTGATAGCGTCATCAAGTACCTGTCTCAATGTACGTCGTTGTGCCCGCGGGCCTACAGTGACGGAGAACTGTTGTTACTCCTGACGGTGGTGAGCAGAGTGGGCTTGGACACACAGCTCACCCTCCAGCCCACTGAGCACCTCCGCTCTCTACTGCGCAACCTGATCAGCAGCATCAGGGACTGGGACGTCATG CTGCCCAGGATCTGCATGTCGCTGATTGACCTGAGTGATGACCACCACAACCTGCGCTGGTTGGTCCAGCTACTGCCAGACAACATTCGCGGCAAGCAACTCAGGAGACACCTCAGTGTGTCGGCCATCTCCAAGCTGCTGAACATCAGATGCACTTACAGGCCCTCCAATACAGAGTTCCAGCTGTCAGACCTGCGTCGGTACCTCCCTCGCATGCGCCCATCCTCACTCCTTCGGGGCCTGGCCACCTCCTTCAGGAGGAGTCAAaacgcacacagagagagggaagaggaggaagaggactgtGCCTCTCTGGACCAGCAG GCTTACTACCTCTGCTACAGCCTCCTGGCCCTGGCTAACGAAGCCACCAACTTTGAGTTCTTCCCTCCGGAGCAGAAGAACCAGTTGTTGTTGCTATGTGCTGAGCTGGAGAAACATATCAAGTGTGACATCAGGGAGAGTGAGAAGATGCTGTACAGGAGCAAG gtGAAAGACTTTGTAGCCAGGATCTACACCAAGTGGCAGGTGCTGGTCCAGAGAACCAGGCCTCTCCAG GGTAAACTGTATGACTACTGGCAGCCTCTGCCTGAGGACGCAGTGAGCAGCAGCCAGGAGAGCAAACACtcccacagggagagagaagaggagagagaggatgaggagacagTCATGGAgttggaaggaaaaggagaagaCGAGGAGAGGATTGCAGAAAATGCTTTGTCCATGGAGGATGAAAGACGAGAGACACCGGAAAAATACTTGGCCatggaggatgaagaggggaAAGTGgtgaaaggagaagaggaggataaggAGGAGAGGATTGCAGAAAAGGCTTTGGCCATGGAggatgaaagaggagagatgtcaGAAAAATACTTTGCCATGGAGAAGGAGATTCTAGAAGGGGAGGAGAAGTTGCTGAAGATGGATGAGTTGGAAGAGGAGCGGATGGAACTTACTTTAGAGGAGTCAGGTGAGGAACGAAAGATGGAGGAAAAATGGACAGTAGTCAAGGCGGAGGAGAGGGTCACAGAAAAAAGGGAAGCATCAGCAGTGGAGGAGGGAAGAAAAGGACCGACTGAAGGAGAGACTGAGAAGAGGGGCAATTTAGAGAAAGAttcagagatggaggagaaaggtGAAGAATGA